Sequence from the Phaeodactylum tricornutum CCAP 1055/1 chromosome 4, whole genome shotgun sequence genome:
ATTCGTCCACGTATACTCACATGCTTTCCGAAAGCAAGGTCCCGCTTCCCGGATTTCACACGATTGATGCTGCGCGAGGGCAGCCCCGGCTCTGCCTTCGAGAATTTCGAATAGAGACACACGATACgatttttgtctttgaaaAGGAGGGATGGAGTACTGTATAGCCTGAACGTTAAAGTCTCTTTAACAGCTGAATAGAGAATGACATTTAAAGAACATTAGCTCCGACtccttctctttcttttgctaTCGCGACGGCTCCTCTCATGGTCTCGATCCCGATGCTCGCTTTTTCTATGCGAGTCCTCACCAGAGTAGCTTCTTTCCTTATCCCGCCTCCTCTCCTTGTGTCCTTCGTCTCGGTGTCGGTGGCTAGACTTGCTTCGTCTGTGATAATTGTCGTCATAACCGGTACGATCCTTCCTTTTTCGCTCTACACGGTCATATTCACGCCTAACACTGTGACTCCGGCCATCATCGATGCGACCAGCATCTCTTTCCGTATGGTAGTGACGTTCGCGATCATTTTCTCGGTCTTCGTGGGTCCGTTCATCACGCTTGCGTCTATCACCGTCTCCCGCCCTGCCTCGGTGCCTAGATCCGTTCCTATCCCCTTTCGAATGACTGGAAGGGTCGTCGCTTCTCTGGCGCTCCCTTTTATCTCGGTGGTCTCGTTGCCAGTCCATCTTGCGTGCGTCGGCGCTCCGACGGCTATCCCGGTGACGGTCATCATTCGATCGATTGGGACTTCCATAGTAGCTGCGCATATCCGACCTTTCCGAAGGACGATGTCGATCATCATTGCGAACTTGCCAGTTGCCACCTTGGCACGAATGCCTTCCACCCCGCCCTCTCGAGACACCGGGTCCCGTGCTTGCACTGTTTTGAAAAGTCCCGCCCGGACCACCAGTCGGCATGCGCATTTTTTGCGTGTATTTGTTCCAAATCTTCGACACTGATTGACTGAAATCAACCTTTATACGGCGATCATCCACCAGTGCGTTGTTCATTTTGAAATAAGCCTCCACGGCCTGCTGTTTTTCCTCAAACTCGGCGAAAGCATATTGCAAAGACTTACCCGTGCTTTGGTCTCGAATAATTTCTACTTTCACTGTAGGATCGAATCGACTGAAGATGAGTTCCAGATCTTCGTCTTGAGTGATGGGGTTGAGCTTGCAAATAAACAACACATTTTCGGGGGCTTTAATGTCGGCGTCGGGCAAATCACCTAGCATTTCGAGGACAACCGCACGGCCCCGGTCTTCTTGTTTTTGAGCTTGTTCCTCACGACGACGGAGCTCCACTTCTGTTAAACCCTCCTCGTCTGGTTCTATCTGACTGATGGGAATCCGAACCGCAACCGCTTCTTCCACAGGTCGTTCAGGCGACGGGGACGACGTTACGCGTCCGCTTTCCGCATGAACCACAACATCACGTTTTGCCAGCAGCTCGTCCATACCTTCGGGATCGTCGAAGGGATCGTGGATTACGAGGGCTCGAATGATACGAATATCGGCATAGGGACGACCGTCGGGATCGCAGTATGAAGCTGCGATTTTGTCCAGCGCACCATCAACGTCCTCTGTAACCGTGCCAAGCGAAAGGAACGAAGAGACCGATTTTCCAGACTCCTTCGAGGCCTCGTCTGAGACGATTGATGATCTAACGTATCCATCAAGTGCACGGCCCTCTCCGGATTCGAGAGTGATCAGAAACTGAGATCCGATTGTGTCGGGCACCCCATTTAATTCCGTCGCAACCACCCTTCCTTTTTCTCGACATTCCGAAGCACTCAACTTGCGTCCCTTCCCTTTCAAAAATCGTCGTTGCGATTGTCTAATATCCGCCAAGGGTGATGAAGAATGCTGATCCAGGAGACCATACATGCACCCACCACCGGTGCCGTCACCGATCGGATCACCCGCTTGACAAAAGCGCGAATTGACGTTGTAAATCAAAGTTTTTGTATAGTATCGTGCCTTGCACAACTTTAAGAGATTCCGACTTAACTCCGGGGAACCTTCGACATCGAGATCTATCACCATGTCCCCCACATCCGTCTCCAACAAAACCGCCATGGTAAGATTCTTGATACTTCCCTCACGTGCCAGACGCAGAGTCAAACCGCCATTCATTCTGTGCCTCCAAGGTCGAAAAGTCGAAAAGGTACCCGGATTCCTACGAAATGGAGAAACCAGTGCAAGAAAACGACTGTAGCCGAGCCCGTGTAGGTGACGCACTCCCTGTCTAAAAAAAAGAATGCCGATTTGCGATCGGAAGGCGCGCGTGCTTTGTATGCAATTGTCGAAGACTTCGGTTTCAACAGTAAGTCACTGCACGCGCGTCGGATATTTTACtggcattgactgtgagtttaTTGTCGGTTGGGACGTATCTCACGTGAATTtattgaaaagaaaacagATATGAAGGATATATAAAGGTTCCTATCTGACCGTAGTCCTGAAACTGCCACTTTCAGTTTGGCTTGTTGGAAGGTGATCGACAAGTTCATTCGTCCTTCGTTCAGGTTCAATCTTCACATTTGTTTCCTCAGAATCGGGAACCATGGCGAACCCTACGCCGCTACGACAATCAATTCTATTAGCGTGGCTTGTACTGAATGGTCGTGCTGCAGTCCTTCGCAATGCCAAGACCAAGGAGCACCTCCTCCGAGCCGAATTCTTGCAAGCCATGCAACAAGCGGATGTGGAACGACACTTGGAAAGAGCGCGCTCATCGTTAAACGATGAGCTCCTGACGGCTGCTACCAAGGTACAAAGTTCTCGTGATTTGGCCAACAACTACGAGGACGGAAGCAACAGTATGTCGAGTTCCAATCAGGAAAGTAGTTTGGACCTCACGAAGCTCGCTCTCAAATATGTGGGC
This genomic interval carries:
- a CDS encoding predicted protein, with the protein product MNGGLTLRLAREGSIKNLTMAVLLETDVGDMVIDLDVEGSPELSRNLLKLCKARYYTKTLIYNVNSRFCQAGDPIGDGTGGGCMYGLLDQHSSSPLADIRQSQRRFLKGKGRKLSASECREKGRVVATELNGVPDTIGSQFLITLESGEGRALDGYVRSSIVSDEASKESGKSVSSFLSLGTVTEDVDGALDKIAASYCDPDGRPYADIRIIRALVIHDPFDDPEGMDELLAKRDVVVHAESGRVTSSPSPERPVEEAVAVRIPISQIEPDEEGLTEVELRRREEQAQKQEDRGRAVVLEMLGDLPDADIKAPENVLFICKLNPITQDEDLELIFSRFDPTVKVEIIRDQSTGKSLQYAFAEFEEKQQAVEAYFKMNNALVDDRRIKVDFSQSVSKIWNKYTQKMRMPTGGPGGTFQNSASTGPGVSRGRGGRHSCQGGNWQVRNDDRHRPSERSDMRSYYGSPNRSNDDRHRDSRRSADARKMDWQRDHRDKRERQRSDDPSSHSKGDRNGSRHRGRAGDGDRRKRDERTHEDRENDRERHYHTERDAGRIDDGRSHSVRREYDRVERKRKDRTGYDDNYHRRSKSSHRHRDEGHKERRRDKERSYSGEDSHRKSEHRDRDHERSRRDSKRKRRSRS